The Amycolatopsis mongoliensis genome includes a window with the following:
- a CDS encoding PadR family transcriptional regulator, protein MPPRKIRNTLALALLGLLLERPMHPYEMASTLRERFKDSTFKINPGSLYDTVESLAKHRWIEPVETVREGNRPERTVYAHTELGRQEFVAWLDELVREPVAEYPKFVAAVSYLGALGPERAADALEERARHLADRIDGANTALDETVGKGAPRLFMIEVEFVRHAWQAELDWARATAAEIRSGSLPWPDHS, encoded by the coding sequence GTGCCACCACGCAAGATCCGCAACACCCTCGCGCTGGCCCTGCTCGGCCTGCTGCTGGAACGCCCGATGCACCCGTACGAAATGGCGTCCACGCTGCGCGAGCGCTTCAAGGACAGCACTTTCAAGATCAACCCCGGCTCGCTCTACGACACCGTGGAGTCCCTGGCGAAGCACCGGTGGATCGAACCCGTCGAGACGGTCCGGGAAGGCAACCGGCCGGAGCGGACCGTCTACGCGCACACCGAGCTCGGCCGCCAGGAGTTCGTCGCGTGGCTCGACGAACTGGTCCGCGAGCCGGTCGCGGAGTACCCGAAGTTCGTCGCGGCGGTGAGCTACCTGGGCGCGCTCGGCCCGGAGCGCGCGGCCGACGCGCTGGAGGAACGCGCTCGGCACCTCGCCGACCGCATCGACGGCGCGAACACCGCCCTGGACGAGACCGTCGGCAAGGGGGCACCGCGGCTGTTCATGATCGAGGTCGAGTTCGTCCGGCACGCGTGGCAGGCGGAGCTCGACTGGGCCCGCGCCACCGCCGCCGAAATCCGCTCCGGCTCCCTGCCCTGGCCCGACCATTCCTGA
- a CDS encoding YciI family protein, translated as MARYMLLMSYTGGTACDLPMGEWPPEDIRAHIDFQHALDAELRDKGELVDAQGLAGPDLAKTVVSDGRTSPVVTDGPYPEGKELLAGYWIVDVESEERALEIAAKASAAPGPAGVPIQQPIEVRQVMSAPA; from the coding sequence ATGGCGAGGTACATGCTGCTGATGAGCTACACCGGGGGCACCGCGTGCGATCTCCCGATGGGCGAATGGCCGCCGGAGGACATCCGCGCGCACATCGACTTCCAGCACGCGCTCGACGCCGAACTGCGGGACAAGGGCGAGCTCGTCGACGCGCAGGGCCTGGCCGGTCCCGACCTGGCGAAGACGGTGGTCTCCGACGGCCGGACCAGCCCGGTGGTCACCGACGGGCCGTACCCGGAGGGCAAGGAGCTGCTGGCCGGCTACTGGATCGTCGACGTCGAAAGCGAGGAGCGCGCACTGGAGATCGCGGCGAAGGCCTCGGCCGCGCCCGGGCCGGCCGGGGTGCCGATCCAGCAGCCGATCGAGGTGCGCCAGGTGATGAGCGCGCCCGCCTGA
- a CDS encoding helix-turn-helix transcriptional regulator, with product MDRVELGGFLRSRRARLHPADVGLAPGGRRQTPGLRRTEVALLAGISVDYYVRLEQGRGPQPSDQVLTALGRALRLTDDEHAYLLRLARPAPAPSPRPVPANVLRLLDRLGDVPAMVIDAGYDVVAWNRMLVALIGDPAGWPPRRRNRLRRLFDTGDTTTGNRLDLARLCVADLRASGRYPADPAVRALVDELLEESPEFARLWAEREVVVQRTLTKRTVHPVAGPLELDCEILAVPGHEHRLLVYTAAPGTPSAEGLKRLIA from the coding sequence GTGGACAGGGTGGAACTGGGCGGGTTCCTGCGCAGCCGGCGGGCCCGGCTGCATCCCGCCGACGTCGGCCTCGCGCCCGGCGGGCGGCGGCAGACGCCGGGGTTGCGGCGCACCGAGGTGGCGCTGCTGGCCGGGATCTCCGTCGACTACTACGTGCGGCTCGAACAGGGCCGCGGGCCGCAGCCGTCGGACCAGGTCCTCACCGCGCTCGGCCGTGCGCTGCGGTTGACGGACGACGAACACGCGTACCTGCTGCGGCTGGCGCGTCCGGCTCCCGCGCCGTCGCCGCGGCCGGTGCCCGCGAACGTCCTGCGGCTGCTCGACCGCCTCGGCGACGTGCCGGCGATGGTGATCGACGCGGGCTACGACGTCGTGGCCTGGAACCGGATGCTGGTCGCACTGATCGGCGACCCGGCCGGGTGGCCGCCGCGGCGGCGCAACCGTTTGCGACGGCTGTTCGACACCGGCGACACCACCACCGGCAACCGCCTGGACCTGGCCCGGCTGTGCGTCGCGGACCTGCGGGCGAGCGGGCGGTACCCGGCAGATCCCGCCGTTCGTGCACTCGTCGACGAACTCCTGGAAGAGAGTCCCGAGTTCGCCCGGCTGTGGGCCGAGCGCGAGGTCGTCGTGCAGCGGACGCTGACCAAGCGGACCGTCCACCCGGTCGCGGGCCCGCTGGAGCTCGACTGCGAGATCCTCGCCGTCCCGGGCCACGAGCACCGGCTCCTCGTCTACACGGCGGCGCCGGGCACGCCGTCCGCCGAAGGGCTCAAACGACTCATCGCGTGA
- a CDS encoding maleylpyruvate isomerase family mycothiol-dependent enzyme, producing MKSLSHDRLAEALVAEAEEFGMVIAGAAPDVRVPTCPEWTLRDLACHVGLAYHKSAAIIASRPTGYVPFDAVTVDDPPGFDALGGWLVDGAERLVETVADIGPETPTSTWTPDRRAGFWTRRLTHETVVHRADAALATGAPYDVDGDLAADGIAEGLDLVAVFSRLEHPALDRTSLRGTGETLLFRATEPDLRWLARRTPSGVEVSREQAEADVVVTGRAADLLLALTGRIATDDPRLTVSGDAELFRHWREHTKF from the coding sequence GTGAAATCCCTGAGCCACGACCGGCTGGCCGAGGCGCTCGTCGCCGAAGCGGAGGAATTCGGCATGGTGATCGCGGGCGCCGCACCGGACGTGCGGGTCCCGACGTGTCCCGAGTGGACCCTGCGCGACCTGGCCTGCCACGTCGGGCTGGCCTACCACAAGTCCGCCGCCATCATCGCGAGCCGGCCCACGGGGTACGTCCCGTTCGACGCCGTCACCGTCGACGACCCGCCCGGCTTCGACGCTCTCGGCGGCTGGCTCGTCGACGGTGCGGAACGGCTCGTCGAGACCGTCGCCGACATCGGTCCCGAAACGCCGACATCGACGTGGACACCGGATCGCCGCGCCGGGTTCTGGACACGCCGGCTCACCCACGAGACCGTCGTCCACCGCGCGGACGCCGCCCTCGCGACCGGTGCGCCGTACGACGTCGACGGCGACCTGGCCGCGGACGGGATCGCCGAAGGCCTCGACCTGGTGGCCGTCTTCTCGCGGCTGGAGCACCCGGCGCTGGACCGGACGTCGTTGCGGGGCACCGGCGAGACCCTGCTGTTCCGGGCCACCGAACCGGACCTCCGCTGGCTGGCTCGCCGGACGCCGTCGGGCGTCGAGGTGAGTCGCGAGCAGGCCGAGGCCGACGTCGTCGTCACCGGCCGCGCGGCCGACCTGCTCCTCGCGCTGACCGGGCGCATCGCCACCGACGACCCGCGGCTGACGGTTTCGGGTGACGCGGAGCTGTTCCGGCACTGGCGGGAGCACACGAAGTTCTGA
- a CDS encoding winged helix-turn-helix transcriptional regulator, translating to MPTSRSYGDACATARALDVVGERWALLVVRELLLGPQRFSDVRRALPGASSNLVTDRLRELEGHGVVTRRKLPPPAASTVYDLTEWGRELEPIVLALGAWAARVPLPRPATLGATSMLLFLRGSARPRATACYRVELDSRVWTVRTEPGRMTVEPGEPAAPDATIRTDPPTLNALLEKPSDLDAAIADGRMTVDGDRKAVRRLLREHEG from the coding sequence ATGCCGACGAGCCGAAGCTACGGGGACGCCTGCGCCACCGCCCGCGCGCTGGACGTCGTCGGGGAACGCTGGGCCCTGCTCGTCGTGCGCGAGCTGCTGCTCGGGCCGCAGCGGTTCTCCGACGTCCGCCGCGCGCTGCCGGGCGCCAGCTCGAACCTCGTCACCGACCGGCTCCGCGAGCTCGAGGGCCACGGCGTGGTCACCCGCCGGAAGCTGCCGCCCCCGGCGGCTTCGACGGTCTACGACCTGACCGAGTGGGGTCGCGAGCTGGAGCCGATCGTGCTGGCACTGGGCGCGTGGGCCGCCCGCGTCCCGCTCCCCCGGCCCGCGACGCTCGGCGCGACGTCGATGCTGCTGTTCCTCCGCGGCTCCGCCCGCCCGCGCGCGACGGCCTGCTACCGCGTCGAACTGGACAGTCGCGTGTGGACGGTCCGCACCGAGCCGGGCCGGATGACGGTCGAGCCGGGTGAGCCCGCCGCCCCGGACGCGACGATCCGGACGGATCCCCCGACGTTGAACGCCCTGCTCGAGAAGCCGTCGGACCTGGACGCGGCGATCGCCGACGGCCGGATGACGGTCGACGGCGACCGGAAGGCCGTCCGCCGGCTGCTTCGCGAACACGAAGGTTGA
- a CDS encoding VOC family protein, with the protein MGNPVVHFEIIGTDPAGLRGYYGELFGWEFDTSGPVSDQVSEAGSYGFVETGGIPGGVGGGAGYEKHTVFYVGVPDVAAALAEAERLGGTRRMGPDRAPGRDLVVAHFTDPEGNLIGLAGPA; encoded by the coding sequence ATGGGCAATCCGGTCGTGCACTTCGAGATCATCGGCACCGACCCGGCAGGGCTGCGCGGGTACTACGGCGAGCTGTTCGGCTGGGAGTTCGACACCTCGGGGCCGGTGTCGGACCAGGTGTCGGAAGCGGGCAGCTACGGCTTCGTGGAAACAGGTGGCATCCCAGGCGGCGTCGGCGGGGGCGCGGGGTACGAGAAGCACACGGTGTTCTACGTGGGCGTCCCGGACGTCGCGGCGGCGCTGGCGGAGGCCGAACGCCTCGGCGGGACGCGCCGGATGGGCCCGGACCGCGCGCCGGGGCGGGACCTGGTGGTCGCCCACTTCACCGACCCCGAAGGCAACCTGATCGGGCTCGCCGGTCCCGCGTGA
- a CDS encoding MarR family winged helix-turn-helix transcriptional regulator yields the protein MSQPPTGDRPGYLLKRAQQALNQACTDRLRPLGLSMSQYAVLRALDDHPGASSAELARITFVTRQSLRDVLGGLRSAGLVTVAEQASTGRARPVALTPSGHEKLRAAEDLVTRVELEMLGDLSADQQHYLASLLRTCVENLT from the coding sequence ATGAGTCAACCCCCGACCGGCGACCGGCCCGGTTACCTGCTCAAACGCGCCCAGCAGGCACTGAACCAGGCCTGCACCGACCGCCTGCGACCCCTGGGGCTGTCGATGTCGCAGTACGCCGTGCTGCGCGCGCTCGACGACCACCCCGGCGCGTCGTCGGCCGAGCTCGCGCGGATCACGTTCGTCACCCGGCAGTCGCTGCGGGACGTCTTGGGCGGCCTGAGGTCGGCCGGACTGGTCACCGTGGCCGAGCAGGCGAGCACCGGCCGGGCACGGCCGGTGGCCCTGACGCCGTCCGGCCACGAGAAGCTGCGCGCCGCCGAAGACCTGGTCACGCGGGTCGAACTGGAGATGCTCGGCGACCTGTCGGCCGACCAGCAGCACTACCTGGCGAGCTTGCTGCGCACTTGCGTCGAAAACCTGACTTGA
- a CDS encoding RNA polymerase sigma factor — protein MAGDRVEDLLRTLAPQVLGVVARRFRDFDAAEDAVQEALLAAARHWPSGGVPDNPRGWLIQAAVNRLTDRLRSDEARRRREDAAALEPPPPDVPDTDDTLVLLFLCCHPALTPASAIALTLRAVGGLTTAEIAAAFLVPEATMAQRITRAKARIKASDVPFRLPDDDEREARLRSVLHVLYLVFNEGYTSSGGGRLHRTELSGEAVRLTRLLHAMLPSDGEVTGLLALMLLTDARRPARTGPSGELVPLAEQDRAKWNRAQIREGVALVTEALAWGDAGEYRLQAAIAATHDIAPRVEDTDWERILRTYRLLERLTDNPVVTLNRAIATAMVHGPAAGLALLETLELGGHRPDAVRAHLLELAGDVTGAVRHYDAAAARTTNTPEQRYLLTRAARLRESGRVPGGELRGS, from the coding sequence ATGGCCGGCGACCGGGTCGAGGACCTGCTGCGCACGCTCGCGCCGCAGGTCCTCGGCGTCGTCGCGCGGCGGTTCCGCGACTTCGACGCCGCGGAGGACGCCGTGCAGGAGGCGCTGCTCGCGGCCGCGCGGCACTGGCCGTCCGGCGGGGTGCCGGACAACCCCCGCGGGTGGCTGATCCAGGCCGCTGTCAACCGGCTGACCGACCGGCTCCGCAGCGACGAGGCCCGTCGCCGCCGGGAAGACGCGGCAGCGCTCGAACCGCCGCCGCCGGACGTCCCGGACACCGACGACACCCTCGTCCTGCTGTTCCTCTGCTGCCACCCGGCGCTCACGCCCGCGTCGGCGATCGCGCTGACGCTGCGCGCGGTCGGCGGCCTGACCACGGCCGAGATCGCGGCGGCGTTCCTGGTCCCGGAAGCGACGATGGCGCAGCGGATCACCCGGGCCAAGGCGCGCATCAAGGCGTCGGACGTGCCTTTCCGGCTGCCGGACGACGACGAGCGCGAAGCCCGGCTGCGGTCCGTGCTGCACGTGCTCTACCTGGTGTTCAACGAGGGCTACACGAGCAGCGGGGGCGGCCGCCTGCACCGCACCGAGCTGTCCGGCGAAGCGGTCCGGCTGACCCGGCTGCTGCACGCGATGCTGCCCTCCGACGGCGAGGTCACCGGCCTGCTGGCCCTGATGCTGCTCACCGACGCGCGGCGCCCGGCCCGCACCGGGCCGTCCGGCGAGTTGGTGCCGCTGGCCGAGCAGGACCGGGCGAAGTGGAACCGCGCGCAGATCCGGGAGGGCGTCGCACTGGTCACCGAGGCGCTGGCGTGGGGCGACGCGGGCGAGTACCGGCTGCAGGCCGCGATCGCCGCCACGCACGACATCGCGCCGCGCGTCGAAGACACCGACTGGGAGCGGATCCTGCGGACCTACCGGCTGCTGGAACGGCTGACGGACAACCCGGTGGTGACACTCAACCGCGCGATCGCGACGGCGATGGTGCACGGGCCCGCCGCCGGGCTCGCGCTGCTGGAGACCCTCGAGCTGGGCGGGCACCGACCCGACGCCGTCCGCGCGCACCTGCTGGAGCTGGCCGGAGACGTCACCGGCGCCGTCCGGCACTACGACGCCGCGGCCGCGCGGACCACGAACACCCCGGAGCAGCGGTACCTCCTGACCCGCGCCGCGCGGCTGCGGGAGTCGGGCCGGGTCCCCGGAGGCGAGCTCCGAGGTAGCTGA
- a CDS encoding MmcQ/YjbR family DNA-binding protein, translating to MASWDDVGRIARGLPEVAEDSSRGHLVWQVGKKGFAWERPLRKGDVEALGARAPAGPVLCAYVPDVGVKDALVADEPAAFFTTPHFRGFPAILVELDRIDLPTLEEVLVEAWLCRAPKRLAKTWLENRRTM from the coding sequence GTGGCCAGCTGGGACGACGTCGGCCGGATCGCGCGCGGGCTGCCCGAGGTGGCCGAGGACAGCTCGCGCGGGCACCTGGTCTGGCAGGTCGGCAAGAAGGGCTTCGCCTGGGAGCGCCCGCTGCGCAAGGGCGACGTCGAGGCGCTCGGCGCGCGGGCGCCCGCCGGGCCGGTGCTGTGCGCCTATGTGCCGGACGTCGGCGTCAAGGACGCCTTGGTCGCCGACGAACCGGCTGCCTTCTTCACGACCCCGCACTTCCGCGGCTTCCCCGCGATCCTCGTCGAGCTCGACCGGATCGACCTCCCGACCCTCGAAGAAGTGCTGGTCGAGGCCTGGTTGTGCCGGGCGCCGAAGCGGCTCGCGAAGACGTGGCTCGAAAATCGGCGAACCATGTAG
- a CDS encoding NAD(P)H-binding protein, protein MTILVTGARGNVARALVGRLLEDGHEVRAAGRDPGRTRLPGGVEVVAADLARPENWDAALDGVTKAFLYAGTAGLGGFLARAGGLAQVVLLSALGADPASADAITRAHGEAEQAVRDSGIPWTFLRPGGFAANRLLWADSVRAGVVRDPFPDSHAALIHEADIAAVAVCALTSSGHLGAVHTLTGPESLTVRDQASVLGRVTGRPVVVEPQDLDDYRRELTAAFEARGLGRVGSAEVIEARIRRLAALVGRPQATTETVLAVTGRPARSFAEWAGDHAGDFA, encoded by the coding sequence ATGACGATTCTGGTGACCGGAGCCCGCGGGAACGTCGCCCGCGCGCTGGTGGGACGACTGCTCGAAGACGGACACGAAGTGCGCGCGGCGGGCCGCGACCCGGGCCGGACCCGGCTCCCCGGCGGGGTCGAGGTGGTCGCCGCGGACCTGGCCCGGCCCGAGAACTGGGACGCGGCTCTGGACGGCGTCACGAAGGCGTTCCTCTACGCGGGCACGGCCGGGCTCGGCGGGTTCCTCGCCCGGGCGGGCGGCCTGGCGCAGGTCGTGCTGCTGTCCGCACTGGGCGCGGACCCCGCGTCCGCGGACGCCATCACCCGCGCCCACGGCGAAGCCGAGCAGGCGGTGCGCGATTCGGGGATCCCGTGGACGTTCCTGCGGCCCGGCGGGTTCGCGGCCAACCGGCTGCTGTGGGCGGACTCCGTCCGCGCCGGCGTCGTGCGCGACCCGTTCCCGGACTCGCACGCGGCGTTGATCCACGAAGCGGACATCGCCGCCGTCGCCGTGTGCGCTTTGACGTCGTCCGGCCACCTCGGTGCGGTGCACACTCTGACCGGGCCCGAATCGCTCACGGTGCGGGACCAGGCCTCGGTCCTCGGCCGCGTGACCGGGCGCCCGGTAGTCGTCGAGCCCCAGGACCTCGACGACTACCGTCGCGAGCTCACCGCGGCGTTCGAAGCCCGCGGGCTCGGCCGCGTGGGTTCGGCCGAGGTGATCGAGGCCCGGATCCGGCGCCTGGCCGCCCTGGTCGGCCGGCCGCAGGCGACGACGGAGACGGTCCTGGCGGTCACCGGCCGCCCGGCGCGGAGCTTCGCGGAATGGGCCGGGGACCACGCCGGGGACTTCGCCTGA
- a CDS encoding antibiotic biosynthesis monooxygenase family protein yields MATLINVFTVEPARQRELVDVLVTATEEVMRHRPGFVAATIHAGAEGTRVVNYAQWENADAFRAMLTDPACQEHLRAALAIATADPQLYTVESVHHV; encoded by the coding sequence GTGGCGACCCTGATCAACGTCTTCACCGTCGAGCCCGCGAGGCAGCGCGAGCTGGTCGACGTGCTGGTCACGGCGACCGAAGAGGTGATGCGGCACCGTCCCGGCTTCGTCGCGGCCACCATCCACGCCGGTGCCGAGGGCACCCGCGTCGTCAACTACGCCCAGTGGGAGAACGCGGACGCGTTCCGCGCGATGCTCACCGACCCGGCGTGCCAGGAGCACCTGCGGGCCGCGCTGGCGATCGCGACGGCCGACCCCCAGCTCTACACCGTCGAGTCGGTGCACCACGTCTGA
- a CDS encoding MBL fold metallo-hydrolase, translating into MTIWICGTCGVEHPDTDRPPAGTCAICADDRQWVPASGQVWTTLDKLSADSHEVVHEELEPGLHRFNREPPFGIGQWTHLVRTAEGNLLWDPPNHLDAALATEIEELGGAAVIVASHPHMYGSQVSWSHRLGRVPVLVHAADRQWVRREDPVIREWSGTERVLPGVTLVEAGGHFPGAAVAHVENETGGSLLVGDTMLPVAAAGWVTFMRSYPNKIPLSAGLVRRIVDRLEPYEFDRLYGLLGGKILGDAKGAVRRSAERYIEWVSGANDHLG; encoded by the coding sequence ATGACGATCTGGATCTGCGGAACCTGCGGGGTCGAACACCCCGACACCGACCGGCCCCCGGCCGGCACCTGCGCCATCTGCGCCGACGACCGCCAGTGGGTGCCTGCCTCCGGGCAGGTGTGGACGACGCTCGACAAGCTCTCGGCCGACAGCCACGAAGTGGTGCACGAGGAGCTGGAACCGGGGCTGCACCGGTTCAACCGCGAACCGCCGTTCGGCATCGGCCAGTGGACGCACCTGGTCCGGACCGCCGAGGGCAACCTCCTGTGGGACCCGCCGAACCACCTCGACGCGGCGCTGGCCACCGAGATCGAGGAGCTCGGCGGCGCCGCCGTGATCGTGGCCAGCCACCCGCACATGTACGGCTCCCAGGTCAGCTGGAGCCACCGGCTCGGCCGCGTCCCCGTGCTGGTGCACGCCGCGGACCGGCAGTGGGTGCGGCGCGAGGACCCGGTGATCCGGGAGTGGTCCGGCACCGAGCGGGTTCTGCCCGGCGTGACGCTCGTCGAGGCGGGCGGCCACTTCCCGGGCGCCGCGGTGGCCCACGTCGAAAACGAGACCGGCGGTTCGCTGCTGGTCGGCGACACGATGCTGCCGGTGGCGGCGGCGGGCTGGGTGACGTTCATGCGCAGCTACCCCAACAAGATCCCGCTCTCGGCCGGGCTGGTGCGGCGGATCGTGGACCGGCTCGAGCCGTACGAGTTCGACCGCCTCTACGGCCTCCTGGGCGGAAAAATCCTGGGCGACGCCAAGGGCGCGGTCCGCCGGTCGGCCGAGCGCTACATCGAGTGGGTCAGCGGGGCGAACGACCACCTCGGTTGA
- a CDS encoding MFS transporter has protein sequence MAGELKRARLGVSVVFAVCGAAFATWLARVPAVQEQVGLTTGQLATGLFGLAFGSVVALLGAGALLTRIGSRAAVVLGAAVLCGGLPLVAFAGSAPVFVAALAVLGVGNSLLDVAMNAHAARVEEGYGRPIFAGFHAFWNIGGLAGSGVDALMEALHVPVSVHFPIAGAVLLALALWGRALFLAGADRRQGDAAFAWPSRALVPLGVIAFCGFVAEGAVNSWSAVYLADVTGATPALASLGYFAFSGTMIAVRLVADRVVARTGAVRFVRVATTVAVLGFAVVLAAPWPVAGVAGFAVVGLGVAGIVPIAWSVASRKQADAPGRAVAAVAACGYLGFLVEPVLVGALATRIGLHWALSSAVVVTFGIVFLAPSLRVREGALTR, from the coding sequence GTGGCTGGGGAACTGAAACGCGCACGCCTGGGAGTCTCCGTCGTCTTCGCCGTCTGCGGCGCGGCGTTCGCGACGTGGCTGGCGAGGGTACCGGCGGTGCAGGAGCAAGTGGGTCTGACCACGGGACAGCTGGCCACGGGCCTGTTCGGCCTCGCCTTCGGATCGGTGGTCGCGCTGCTGGGCGCGGGGGCCCTGCTCACCCGGATCGGCAGCCGCGCGGCCGTCGTGCTCGGCGCGGCCGTGCTGTGCGGCGGGCTGCCGCTGGTGGCGTTCGCCGGGTCCGCGCCGGTGTTCGTCGCCGCGCTCGCCGTGCTCGGCGTGGGCAACAGCCTGCTCGACGTCGCGATGAACGCCCACGCGGCGCGCGTCGAGGAGGGCTACGGGCGGCCGATCTTCGCCGGCTTCCACGCGTTCTGGAACATCGGCGGCCTCGCGGGTTCCGGCGTCGACGCGCTGATGGAGGCCCTGCACGTCCCGGTCTCGGTGCACTTCCCGATCGCGGGTGCGGTGCTGCTCGCACTGGCGCTGTGGGGCCGGGCGCTGTTCCTGGCCGGAGCCGACCGCCGCCAGGGCGACGCGGCGTTCGCGTGGCCGAGCCGCGCGCTGGTGCCGCTGGGCGTGATCGCGTTCTGCGGGTTCGTCGCCGAGGGCGCGGTCAACAGCTGGAGCGCGGTGTACCTCGCGGACGTCACCGGCGCGACGCCCGCGCTCGCCTCACTGGGCTACTTCGCGTTCTCCGGGACGATGATCGCGGTCCGCCTGGTCGCCGACCGGGTCGTGGCGCGCACTGGCGCGGTGCGGTTCGTCCGCGTGGCGACCACGGTCGCGGTGCTGGGCTTCGCGGTGGTCCTCGCGGCGCCGTGGCCGGTCGCGGGGGTGGCCGGCTTCGCGGTGGTCGGCCTGGGCGTGGCCGGGATCGTGCCGATCGCGTGGAGCGTGGCGAGCCGCAAGCAGGCGGACGCGCCGGGTCGCGCGGTGGCCGCCGTTGCCGCGTGCGGGTACCTGGGGTTCCTGGTGGAGCCGGTGCTGGTGGGGGCGCTGGCCACGCGGATCGGGCTGCACTGGGCGTTGTCGTCGGCGGTCGTGGTGACGTTCGGGATCGTGTTCCTCGCGCCGTCGCTGCGCGTGCGCGAAGGGGCGCTCACGCGATGA
- a CDS encoding RNA polymerase sigma factor: MDEVLLRSLTPTVLAILVRRGADFASAEDAVQDALLEALRVWPAEPPRDPKGWLVTVAWRKFLDATRSENARRRREDLVDVEPEPGPAVATDDTLQLYFLCAHPSLPPSSAVALTLRAVGGLTTRQIAQAYLVPESTMAQRISRAKRTVGQVRFDQPGDVATVLRVLYLVFNEGYSGDVDLAAEAIRLTRQLAAAFDHPEVAGLLALMLLHHARRAGRTAADGSLVPLAEQDRGRWDTVAIAEGVGILQTALARDRPGEFQAQAAIAALHADAPTAEETDWVQIVEWYDELARLTDSPVVRLNRAVAVGEADGPRAGLAALAELDDALPRHTAVAAYLHERDGDLATAARLYAEAAEKAPNLAERNHLTRQAARLNTRRRD; the protein is encoded by the coding sequence GTGGACGAGGTCCTGCTGCGGAGCCTGACGCCGACGGTGCTCGCGATCCTCGTGCGGCGCGGAGCCGACTTCGCGTCGGCCGAGGACGCCGTGCAGGACGCGCTGCTCGAGGCACTCCGCGTCTGGCCGGCCGAGCCACCGCGCGACCCGAAGGGCTGGCTGGTCACGGTCGCCTGGCGCAAGTTCCTCGACGCGACCCGCTCGGAGAACGCCCGGCGGCGGCGTGAGGACCTCGTCGACGTCGAGCCGGAGCCCGGGCCGGCGGTCGCCACGGACGACACGCTCCAGCTCTACTTCCTGTGCGCGCACCCGTCGCTGCCGCCGTCTTCGGCGGTCGCGCTCACCCTGCGGGCCGTCGGCGGCCTGACGACCCGCCAGATCGCGCAGGCGTACCTGGTCCCCGAATCGACCATGGCGCAGCGCATCAGCCGGGCCAAGCGCACGGTCGGGCAGGTGCGGTTCGACCAGCCCGGCGACGTCGCGACCGTGCTGCGCGTCCTCTACCTGGTCTTCAACGAGGGCTACTCGGGCGATGTCGACCTGGCCGCGGAGGCGATCCGGCTGACCCGGCAGCTCGCGGCGGCGTTCGACCACCCCGAGGTTGCGGGGCTGCTGGCGCTCATGCTGCTCCACCACGCCCGGCGCGCCGGGCGGACCGCGGCCGACGGCAGCCTGGTGCCGCTCGCCGAGCAGGACCGCGGCCGCTGGGACACCGTCGCGATCGCCGAGGGCGTCGGGATCCTGCAGACGGCGCTCGCCCGCGACCGGCCGGGCGAGTTCCAGGCCCAGGCGGCCATCGCGGCCCTGCACGCCGACGCGCCGACCGCCGAGGAGACCGACTGGGTGCAGATCGTCGAGTGGTACGACGAGCTCGCGCGCCTGACCGACAGCCCGGTCGTCCGGCTCAACCGCGCGGTGGCGGTGGGCGAGGCCGACGGGCCGCGCGCCGGGCTGGCGGCCCTCGCCGAGCTGGACGACGCGCTGCCCCGCCACACGGCGGTGGCGGCGTACCTCCACGAGCGCGACGGCGACCTGGCGACGGCGGCGCGGCTCTACGCCGAAGCGGCCGAGAAGGCACCCAATCTCGCGGAGCGCAATCATCTGACCCGCCAGGCCGCGCGGCTCAACACCCGCCGGCGGGACTGA